A genome region from Roseofilum capinflatum BLCC-M114 includes the following:
- the lepB gene encoding signal peptidase I: MTDPSKSSRSGWGNLWHQHRENVIIIAIAVMIALVVRTAIAEPRFIPSDSMFPTLAVGDRLVIEKVSYHFHPPETGDIVVFEPPPQLQAQGYRKDQAFIKRVIGQPGQTVEVSGGKVYLNQQPLQEDYIAEPPEYHWGPEQVPQGQLFVMGDNRNDSNDSHIWKFLPQNNIIGRAAFRFWPLDRLELIHH, encoded by the coding sequence ATGACAGACCCTTCAAAATCCTCACGTTCGGGTTGGGGAAATCTATGGCATCAACATCGGGAAAATGTAATCATTATCGCGATCGCTGTAATGATTGCTCTTGTAGTGCGGACGGCGATCGCTGAACCCCGGTTTATTCCGTCTGATTCCATGTTTCCCACCTTAGCAGTGGGCGATCGCCTTGTCATTGAAAAGGTCTCCTATCATTTCCATCCCCCCGAAACCGGTGATATCGTTGTCTTTGAACCTCCCCCTCAACTGCAAGCGCAAGGATACCGCAAAGATCAAGCCTTTATTAAACGAGTCATTGGTCAACCCGGTCAAACCGTGGAAGTTTCTGGGGGTAAAGTCTATCTGAACCAACAACCCCTTCAAGAAGATTATATTGCTGAACCGCCAGAATACCACTGGGGGCCCGAACAAGTCCCCCAAGGACAATTATTTGTCATGGGAGATAACCGCAACGATAGTAATGATTCCCATATTTGGAAGTTCTTACCCCAGAACAATATTATCGGTCGGGCTGCATTTCGCTTTTGGCCCCTCGACCGTCTAGAACTTATTCATCATTAG
- a CDS encoding ATP adenylyltransferase family protein: MQANSTLFPPGTLIERISQQTQYALKCGALHPILTDYEIIEDSGIPFLVRIVSNLARKEAQKRKQQGTKDSSKPVNPFLPCDRNLFVSDISPTHHCLLNKYNVVERHILIVTRDFESQENWLTLADFQALWFALAEIDGLGFYNGGIDAGASQPHKHLQLVPLPLIPQGIAIPIETVFDPKSSQSSPYQSHQLPFPHGIIFFDPEIVNSPENAAQVTLNHYHQLLRHVGRLGEGDPGIQQTGAYNLLITRRWMMVIPRAQDAYHSISVNSLGFAGALLVRDAQQLEQLKHLGLMNLLQQVAGL, from the coding sequence ATGCAAGCAAACTCGACCTTATTCCCCCCTGGCACACTCATTGAACGCATTAGCCAACAAACCCAGTATGCCTTAAAGTGTGGGGCCCTCCATCCCATTCTCACCGACTATGAGATCATCGAAGATAGCGGAATTCCCTTTTTGGTGAGAATTGTCTCTAACCTCGCCCGTAAAGAAGCCCAAAAACGCAAACAACAGGGCACTAAAGACTCTAGCAAACCGGTTAACCCATTTCTGCCCTGCGATCGCAACCTCTTCGTCAGCGACATCTCCCCCACTCACCACTGTCTGCTCAACAAATACAACGTCGTAGAGCGCCATATCCTCATCGTCACCCGTGACTTTGAATCCCAAGAAAACTGGCTCACCCTCGCCGACTTTCAAGCCTTATGGTTTGCCCTTGCGGAAATTGATGGTCTTGGATTCTACAACGGTGGCATCGATGCAGGTGCAAGTCAACCCCACAAACACTTACAACTCGTTCCCCTCCCCCTCATTCCCCAAGGCATAGCCATCCCGATCGAGACGGTATTCGACCCCAAATCATCCCAGAGCAGCCCCTATCAGAGCCATCAACTGCCCTTTCCCCATGGGATTATCTTTTTTGACCCTGAAATAGTTAACAGTCCAGAAAACGCCGCTCAGGTGACCCTGAACCACTACCACCAGCTCCTGCGGCACGTCGGACGCTTAGGAGAAGGAGACCCAGGCATTCAACAAACCGGAGCCTATAATTTACTCATTACCCGCCGATGGATGATGGTCATTCCCCGCGCTCAGGACGCTTATCACTCTATTTCCGTCAATTCCCTAGGGTTTGCCGGAGCCTTATTAGTCCGAGATGCTCAACAACTGGAACAGTTAAAACACTTAGGATTAATGAACTTATTACAGCAAGTTGCTGGATTATAA
- a CDS encoding DUF1830 domain-containing protein, protein MSQILDSLSTTDSQRLVCSYKNTTESIQIARISNISNWYFERVVFPQEYLLFEAPPSAHLEIYQEDEPESVKLVNEIVCDRLSMSEPEPLSV, encoded by the coding sequence ATGAGCCAAATTCTTGATTCCTTGTCTACAACCGATTCTCAGCGTTTAGTCTGTAGCTATAAAAATACCACTGAATCGATTCAAATTGCCCGAATTTCTAATATTTCCAATTGGTATTTTGAACGGGTGGTATTCCCCCAAGAATATCTATTATTTGAAGCCCCTCCATCAGCCCATTTAGAAATTTATCAAGAGGATGAGCCAGAAAGCGTCAAGTTAGTTAATGAGATAGTCTGCGATCGCCTCAGCATGAGCGAACCCGAACCCCTTTCTGTTTAA